The following are encoded in a window of Oscillospiraceae bacterium genomic DNA:
- a CDS encoding 3'-5' exonuclease, giving the protein MFGLDFNDLMYFTFALFRKKPDIRRKWQEQIQYILIDEFQDCSKREYRLINILNEANKNLFVVGDPDQTIYGWRGADMKIIMDFDKKHPDTKTIILDRNYRSTPEILATANSLIKNNEMRIEKELFSKIEPGTLPEHLHAPDEKSEAVGIIKRIKALLCEGYRYRDIAILYRAAYVSRFIEQYFTKEGIPFEIFGSLSFFERTEIKDAMAFLRLAVYGDDLSFLRIINTPRRKIGKTKVSYLKELAAAQGGTLYQNLKNHLQDEIFANTGAARFVSVIEELRAGADSVNPSELLQSVLLKSGYEEFIRKDGDMDRLDNIAELKRTVAIYEENYGEFLPLKVFLQQISVGFENEADDKRDFIKLMTIHAAKGLEFPAVFVCGMTEGIFPSSRTIEEWSQAGLEEERRLCYVALTRAKKKLFLTESEGIGNNNQKTPSRFLFEIDECLYTRTGSIPENLIRETKKKAGLLNEADVQSYSVGNSVLHPLFGEGLIESIDDKYKVYMIRFIKNGALKSIRTDFAGLSPLKK; this is encoded by the coding sequence TATTTTGAATGAAGCAAACAAAAATCTCTTTGTCGTCGGTGATCCCGATCAGACTATTTACGGGTGGCGCGGAGCGGATATGAAAATAATCATGGATTTCGATAAAAAGCATCCGGATACCAAAACAATCATATTAGACCGGAACTACCGCTCTACGCCCGAGATCCTTGCAACGGCAAATTCTCTGATTAAAAACAACGAGATGCGGATAGAAAAAGAGCTTTTTTCAAAAATTGAACCCGGCACGCTTCCGGAACACCTGCACGCACCGGATGAGAAAAGCGAAGCCGTAGGGATCATAAAAAGAATAAAAGCTCTGTTATGCGAAGGTTACAGATATCGTGATATCGCGATATTATACCGGGCTGCTTACGTATCACGTTTCATTGAGCAATATTTCACAAAAGAAGGAATACCGTTTGAGATATTCGGAAGCTTAAGTTTTTTTGAACGTACGGAGATAAAAGATGCGATGGCATTCCTTCGGCTTGCCGTGTACGGAGATGACCTGTCATTTCTCCGCATTATCAACACACCGAGAAGAAAAATCGGTAAGACAAAGGTTTCTTATTTAAAAGAGCTTGCGGCCGCGCAAGGCGGTACACTTTATCAGAATCTGAAAAACCATCTTCAGGATGAAATTTTCGCAAATACCGGTGCGGCTCGGTTTGTTTCTGTTATTGAAGAACTTCGCGCCGGAGCAGACAGCGTGAATCCGTCAGAGCTCTTACAATCAGTGCTTTTGAAGTCGGGTTACGAAGAATTTATACGCAAAGACGGCGACATGGACAGACTTGACAACATCGCCGAATTGAAACGTACCGTTGCAATATACGAAGAAAACTACGGTGAATTTCTGCCGCTCAAAGTTTTTTTACAGCAGATATCGGTCGGGTTTGAGAATGAAGCGGATGATAAACGCGACTTTATTAAGCTGATGACGATACATGCGGCCAAAGGTCTTGAGTTCCCGGCCGTTTTCGTATGCGGTATGACCGAAGGCATCTTCCCATCGAGCAGGACAATCGAAGAATGGAGCCAGGCAGGGCTTGAAGAAGAACGCAGGTTATGCTATGTTGCGTTGACCAGAGCAAAAAAGAAACTCTTTTTAACAGAATCAGAAGGTATCGGAAATAATAATCAGAAAACACCATCACGATTTCTTTTTGAAATAGATGAATGTCTCTATACCCGAACCGGCAGTATACCTGAAAACCTTATACGAGAAACAAAGAAAAAGGCTGGTTTACTGAATGAAGCAGATGTACAATCTTATTCGGTTGGAAATTCGGTTCTACATCCGCTATTTGGTGAAGGTCTCATTGAGAGCATTGATGACAAATATAAAGTTTATATGATAAGGTTTATAAAGAATGGCGCGCTTAAATCCATCAGAACTGATTTTGCCGGACTTTCTCCGTTAAAAAAATGA